The sequence GATCGTAGTAGCCCTTTTACCAGCTCGTGTGCGCAACAATTGATCAATAGTTTGTTGTAACTCTTTGTTTTTATGTTCGATAAGCGACTGCGAAGCCTGCAAACTGCGTAAAGCACCGCTCAACTCTTCTGTTCGTTCTTCTACAAGAGCCTCCAAATTGGTGTTAAGATGGTGTAATTCATTACTTTTTACACTCAATTCTTCATTGGAAACGGCCAAATCTTCGTAATTGCGACGGAGTTGTTTGTTGAGTTGATATAACTTAATTTGAGAATCTACACGGACAATAACTTCTTCTTTTTGAAATGGCTTCACGATATAATCCGTGCCACCCACTTTAAAGCCATTGACTTTATTTTCAATTTGGTTCAGGGCGGAAATAAAGATAATGGGAATATCTTGTGTTTCGGGGTCAGCTTTCAGGATCTTACAAATCTCAAAACCATTCATTCCTGGCAAATTGATGTCGAGCAAAATGAGGTCTGGCTTACGCCTACGCGCAATACTGATGGCTCGATTACCTTCTTGGGCAATCAAGAAATTGTAGTTGTTTCCTCCCAAAAAATCGGTTAATACCTGCAAATTCAGGGAGTTATCTTCTACAATTAGTATATTGATAGGTTCGTCTTGTTCGTTTGTTGTTGTCATTATCCCAAAGTGGCTAATCGCCCAATAATATCATCAATTTTATCAAAATTAAATTCTTTGGCTTCTCTGCTAACATAAGCCTTAAATTTACTTACAATTTCATTGTCAGCG is a genomic window of Flexibacter flexilis DSM 6793 containing:
- a CDS encoding response regulator — translated: MTTTNEQDEPINILIVEDNSLNLQVLTDFLGGNNYNFLIAQEGNRAISIARRRKPDLILLDINLPGMNGFEICKILKADPETQDIPIIFISALNQIENKVNGFKVGGTDYIVKPFQKEEVIVRVDSQIKLYQLNKQLRRNYEDLAVSNEELSVKSNELHHLNTNLEALVEERTEELSGALRSLQASQSLIEHKNKELQQTIDQLLRTRAGKRATTIVLVVSFSIFLVEEILENIFQNFAQSNFYLLLSFKFLLLLLLKPIELILESTMIKRSHNNITSKIAYEGGSEHTDS